The sequence AAACTCCCATAAAATAAATGATTTCAAAACCAAATGCACCTACACCACCGTTATAGGTCAAACCTGCAAGTCCTACCAGCATAAAGGCACTGTATGTGGTTGCACTATAGCTTAAGGCAGATACAAATCCATTCAGCTTGCGTTCACCCAGAAAATAACCTGCCATACTTTTCTGGTCACCACTCCTAGATAAATAAGCAATTATAATAGCGATAACAACATATACCGAAATACTCGCCCAAACTAAGCTCGTACTCATTCTTCGTCACCCCAATTCTTCGATAAAAAGTAATTGGCGATGATGACAATGATAGCTAAAATCGACCAAATTAAAAAGCTTCCATACCATTTTGTAACATTGCTTAAGAATGCGTATGGAATGAAATATCCAAGAAAAACGATGATCAAAATCACCAGTCCCCATATTTTCTCTTTCTGATTCACTACACTCACCTAACCTTTCGTGTCATGAGTTTTATTATACACATTTTCATACATGTGTAAAGACACTTGTGAAAATTATATGTAAAGCGAATTCCTATTATAGTTATCTGGTCTCGTTTTAACGAGGCAGTACTGATGGGAACTAAGTAGTTACAACTTTTCATTTCATTTTTTATAGTGTGTTTCACCATTCCTTAACTATTACACAAGACTTGCATGCATTAGTCACAACTATATATAAGAAAAGCCGGACCTAACCAGCCCGGTCCTAACTACATAATATGAATTATGCAAAGTGGAACTTTTTGCAAGATGGTCATTTTGATATATTTTATCTGCTCAGCAAAGCTCCGGAAATAGGCTCCGCGTCCTGTGGGCACGGCTTCAGCTAACTTAGGAAAGAAAATTCTTTTCTTTCCTAAGTGGATCTTCAGCTCGCGCTGATTCCACGGGAGTCTCCGCCTATTCCCTACGCTTAAGGGAAGTGCTACAATGTATGGAACAGCTAAAAGCAGTGGTTTTAGGCATTATGTTAATCATTCAATTCCTGTTATATAGGGATGAGTGATCAGTATGCTATATCTTACAAAGGTTGTAGAGTACCAATTTTAGCGGAGGCCAACCACGTAGACTCCCGCGGGACAGGCAGGCGCTGAAGATCCACAACGTCTGCATCTGCGTCTACTAGTAAAGCTTCGACGTAGGCTTCCTCGGTGCAAGGCAGCAGAGAAGTATTTCGGGTAGTAGCCTAGTTTCAGCCGTGCCCCGCAGGACGCGAAGTGGTTGGACGGAGCGGTATGCTAGCACTTGAAACATTTCAAAATTACCTTATTGCTAAGGCGGTTAGTTTACATAATCCATATTATAAGAACCCTTCTTCATATACAGCATGATTACTATCATGACTGTACTTATAAACATTAGAAAAACTCGGCGTTCGCCTCGTTTATACTTTTCTAACGTAAAAAAAAGACAAGATCACACGGAGGATCTTGTCTCTTTTCTCTTTAATCATTCTTTTTATCAGGATCTTTTTCTTTCAACACTTCTAATGCGGATTTTTTCTTCTTTTTCTTCCATCTTTTTATATGAATGGTTGGTGATTCATAATCATCGGATGCTGTAATATCCCGGTTTGATGCTCTCATGAAAGACCACGCCAACAAGAACATAATAAAGATTAAGGGGAAACCGCCGACTATACTCGCCGTTTGTAATGTATCCAATCCACCTAAAAACATTAAGACGAGTGGCATGATACAAAGAGTAAATGCCCAAAATAGACGATTCCATCTGAATGGCTCATCTCCTACCTCTTTTTGAACAACAGATGCCAAAATAAAGGAAGACGAATCAAACGTTGTAGCGAGGAAGATAATCGCTAAAACCGTAAATAAAAAAATCATCAGATTCGGTAAAGGCAATTGTCCAATCACAGCAATAATGGTTGCTGCCGGACCATTGGCATCCATATAACCAATCGCATCGAATTGACCTGTCAGCTGTAAATGAAGACCAAAATTCCCCATGATCCCAAAAAACAACACACAGCCTAATGTACCGTATACCATTGTACCAATAATCATTTCCCTTATCGTACGTCCTCTGGAAATACGTGCAACGAATAGCCCGACAAATGGTGCATATACAAGCCACCAGGCCCAATAAAAGACGGTCCATCCTTCCGGAAAACCTGTCTCATTAAAACCGGCAAGATTACCAAATGGTTCAACCCAGGTTGCCATTTTAAAGAAATTATCTAATAAAATCCCCACAGCATTAAACGTCGTCTCTATGATAAAGCGTGTCGGTCCAAAAATAAGAATAAAAGCCAGAATAAATAATGCAAGCCATAAATTGACATCACTTAATAGTTTAATTCCTTTTTGCAGTCCTGAATATGCACTTATCGCAAAAATCACGGTACAAATTAACATAATTACTGCCTGCATACCAAGTGTTACCGGTATACCAGTTAAATGATGAACTCCTTCCGCGATCATCGGAGTACCTAATGCGAGAGTAGTCCCGGCACCGCCTAACAGACCAAATATAAACAGTACATCGATCAATTTACCAATCGGTCCATCTACCCATTGTCCAAGCACCGGTCGTACTGCTTCACTCACTTTCAATACTGGTTTCTTCCGCACATAATAAAAGTAAGCAATTGGTAACGCCGGCAATGTATAGATCGCCCATGCAATCGGTCCCCAGTGAAAAATACCATATGCTGTTGCCCATTGGATCGCTTCATTCGATTCTGCTTCAATACCGAACGGCGGTCCCTGATAATAGTAAACCCACTCAATAACAGACCAATATAGAATACTTGAACCGATACCAGCAGCGAAGAGCATGGCTGCCCAGGAGAAAGAATTGAATTCTGGCTTTTGTCCTTCCTCTCCCAGTTTAACATGTCCATTTTTACTGAATGCCACATACATAAGAAAAGCAAATACGATCAACCCCATTGCTAAATAGAAAACACCAAAGTTCGTCGTTAAAAACGTATTTGCCATACTCACAAATTCTTTACCCGCTTCTGGGAATAGAACGAGAGGAACTGTAACTGCAATTAATAATATAAAGGCCCCAATAAATGTAGGCCAGTCGATTCGTTGATTATTCAAATACTTCACCTTCCATTCCTAAATAATATTAACTTACCCATAAAAAAAGAAACCAAACAAAAAAGGACAATATTTATTGTCCTTTCAATTACGCTTATGATTTTTTCTAATATTTATGTTATACCAGATAAGTGCAATCGCGATGATGAAAATAACGATACCGGGAACATATATAATACCAGTTAAATCTAAAATCATCAAGATGACTAGAGCGACGAGCAGTGGTATACGAATTTTATTGGAACCCATTTTATTCTCCTCTCCTGTTAAGCGGTTTCAACATGAACTTTATTTTATCATATTAGCTATATACTGAACATATGCATGGCTGTATTTATAAATAAGGCATGACTTTCTTTGTCAATAAATCGATGGTTACTTTCACTGATTCTAACGGTTGTCCACCAAAGTCGACTTGCGCTAAGAATCGGTCATGACCGAATAACTGATATTGATATTGTATCTTTGCGATTATTTGTTCCGGAGTCCCAACCATTAAGGTGGATTCTGCACTGGTAATAAAGTCCAGATCAGATCGAGCAACTCCCATTGCTCCCCCAATTCCCTGCTTTGTCAAGTGCTCCCAATATTTCGCATAATAGCTATAAAAGTCTTTTTGTAACTCCTCAACAGTTTCGCGAACCATCGTATGCCCCGCAATAGCAACTCGAGGTGCCTGCTCGCCGTTGTATACTTCACGATAGCGGGCAACAAGCGGCTGATACTTCTTAGCAATGCCACCTATCATTACAACTGTTAAACCACAGCCATTTTTACCTGCACGTTCCGCACTTTCAATCGTTCCTCCAACACCAATCGATACTGGCAAAGCTTGCTGTACGGGTCGTGGTGCTATTTCTGCCTGATCTAATTTCGAACGGTAAGTCCCTTCCCAAGTAACTCGTTCCTGTTGATTAAGTTGCAAGAAGAGCTCTAAATGCTCGCTAAACAGTTCATCATAATTCTTCTCATCATAACCAAACAGAGGAAATGCCTCTACAAACGCACCTCTTCCTGCAGTAAATTCTACTCGTCCACCTGATAAGAGGTCTAACGTGGCAAAGTCTTCAAATAAGCGGACAGGGTCAGCTGTATTTAATAAGGAAGTTAATGCCGTTAATCGTATTGATTTCGTTCTTTGGGATATAGCAGATAACAGCATTTGCGGAGAAGATATTGCGTAATCGAGCCGATGATGTTCACCGACACCAAATACGTCCACACCAGCCTGATCAGCATATTGTGCCATTTCGATCAGAGCGTTGATGCGGTCATGTGCTGAACGGACCTGATTTGTTTTCGGATCAGACAATATTTCTCCTAAACTATACACACCTAATTCCATTTCTCTCATCCTCTCTATCATCATGCATACAAAATATCATTCCATTTGGACCAAGGAAA is a genomic window of Gracilibacillus salinarum containing:
- a CDS encoding BCCT family transporter, translated to MNNQRIDWPTFIGAFILLIAVTVPLVLFPEAGKEFVSMANTFLTTNFGVFYLAMGLIVFAFLMYVAFSKNGHVKLGEEGQKPEFNSFSWAAMLFAAGIGSSILYWSVIEWVYYYQGPPFGIEAESNEAIQWATAYGIFHWGPIAWAIYTLPALPIAYFYYVRKKPVLKVSEAVRPVLGQWVDGPIGKLIDVLFIFGLLGGAGTTLALGTPMIAEGVHHLTGIPVTLGMQAVIMLICTVIFAISAYSGLQKGIKLLSDVNLWLALFILAFILIFGPTRFIIETTFNAVGILLDNFFKMATWVEPFGNLAGFNETGFPEGWTVFYWAWWLVYAPFVGLFVARISRGRTIREMIIGTMVYGTLGCVLFFGIMGNFGLHLQLTGQFDAIGYMDANGPAATIIAVIGQLPLPNLMIFLFTVLAIIFLATTFDSSSFILASVVQKEVGDEPFRWNRLFWAFTLCIMPLVLMFLGGLDTLQTASIVGGFPLIFIMFLLAWSFMRASNRDITASDDYESPTIHIKRWKKKKKKSALEVLKEKDPDKKND
- a CDS encoding LLM class flavin-dependent oxidoreductase, translated to MELGVYSLGEILSDPKTNQVRSAHDRINALIEMAQYADQAGVDVFGVGEHHRLDYAISSPQMLLSAISQRTKSIRLTALTSLLNTADPVRLFEDFATLDLLSGGRVEFTAGRGAFVEAFPLFGYDEKNYDELFSEHLELFLQLNQQERVTWEGTYRSKLDQAEIAPRPVQQALPVSIGVGGTIESAERAGKNGCGLTVVMIGGIAKKYQPLVARYREVYNGEQAPRVAIAGHTMVRETVEELQKDFYSYYAKYWEHLTKQGIGGAMGVARSDLDFITSAESTLMVGTPEQIIAKIQYQYQLFGHDRFLAQVDFGGQPLESVKVTIDLLTKKVMPYL